Within the Nitrospiraceae bacterium genome, the region CAGCGGTTTCAAGAGATCGAGTGCTTCCAGATAATAGGGTCGTGCTTTCTCCGGTGTGTCGGTTCCGAAGTGCAGGTTGCCCAGATTTACCAGCGTATGGGCAATCGCCTGTTGGTTGCGTTCCGTGCGCTGAATTTTCAGCACTTCCCGGTAGCAGGATTCGGCTTGCGCCAGGTCGCCCGACAGCGCGCAGACGTTTCCCAGATTCCCGAGAGAATCGGACAACGCGGCGTTGTCGTTGGTCAGGCGATCATCCGCAACGGCCTGTTCAAAGGCAGCCCTGGCCTGCGCGAGTTGGCCGCGATGGAGAAAGATACGGGCGCGATGTTTGTCCTCATCAGCCATACGCTGTCAGCCGTCAGCGATCAGCTTTTGCAATTGCCAGGTTCAGAGCTCAGCACCCAGCGCTTCTAAACTTTAGTCTCCTCCCTTTGGAGTATCTCGACGGAATTCAACTTGAATGTCGTCGTCTTCTTCCAGGCCCAGCCCCGCCCTGAACGATTCGTGCAACTCGGTAATCTGTTCAACATCACGCAGTTCTTTTATACCAGGAGATGCAAAGTATGCTTCACAGAGTCTCACACCGGTGTGAAAGTGACGCGCGATCGTTTCTTCGGTCACCTGTTGCCAAGTGATGTAGATACAGAACGCGTGAAAGGAATGGGCCTGGGGGTACCGCTGAGCAAGAGCAAGCAATGTCTCATAGGCCTCTCGCGCTGTCGATCCGGCGTTGGATGAAAACGTCTCTTCCAGTTCGACGGCCATATCCCAGTCGGAACCGAGTTCAGCTGCTGCTTCTCGAAACGCCGCCTGAGCGGCTAGGGCAGGATCAAAGCGCATTAAAGACCGATGGCGCGCAGGTCAAGGTGGCCTTTTTTGATCGGTGGACACCAGAAATAGCTACCCGAAATAGGACGTGTGAACGTGAACAACGCATCCACGATGCCGTCCTCGACGCCGACCATCCTGCGCAGCAGCACGTCGAATGCATCAAAGGACTTCCCGAATGCCACAAACACTAAGCCGGCTCGGGACATGTCGGCCCACGGCATCGAGCGTCTCACAATGAAGGCGGCTGGGTCAAAACTTTCCTGCGCGGTGCGTTTGACATGGGCGGAAGGAGGCGCATGACCGAGCTCCTTGTTGTCGCGTTTCCGGCGGCCGATTGTAAAATCCTGTTTCTTCGGCGTCATCGCGTCGAATATATCTAGGTCATGGACCCATTGCTGAACCGCAACGAAACTTCCCCCATCAAGGCTTGTGCCTTGTCCGGTGACGACGGCGGCTTTGATCGCGGCTGCGCCTTTCGGATTCTCAGTTCCGTCTTCATAACCGGATAGGTCGAAACCCGACTTGTAGCGGAAGCCGTCGATTGTTTGTTCCAACTGAAAGCTGGAACCTACACTCTGAACGACGGCACGTGCGCGATGGACGAGTTCGCCACGATCGTTTCCCCGCAGCCAGCACCATAACTCGGCGGGCGTCGAAGGCACGTCGATGCCAGCAGTGGCGTAGCTTGGGAACACGTCGAGCCCTGGAACGTCACGACCGAGGGCTCGCACCAATGATTGGCCCAGCCCTACGACCGTCTTATCGCCGTCGACCAGTTTATTCAGATTGCGCAAGGCACCGGCGGGGTTCGTACCCGGGGTGCTGGTGAACAACAAATAGCGGGCGAGTGGTGGGACTGGAGCGAGGATTCCCTTCTGAATCTGTCTCATGGAAACTCCTTAGCTTAACCTTATTTGTTGTCGGCATGGACCGCAGTGCGGTGGCAGGATACTCGGGAAGGGAAATGGAGGTCAATGAGGGGACGTGGAATCTGCGTCCCCCATAACTCTCGGTCACGTTTACTTTCCTTCCCATCCCTCGTTAGACTGTGACTCGGCATCGTGATGAGTCAGGAACATCTCCAGCAAACTTCGTATATGGAATCTCTTAAGACCGATTCGGTCGATCAGGTCATCAAGTATCACATCCAGACCAAGCATCATTTCAATCGATATGCTCGCTCGCTCGGGTACCTTGATTGGGCGAATCAACCTGATCCCTTTCGGCGCTATGAGGGAGCGGAGCTGATTCAACTTCCATTGCTCAAGCCAGGCGAAGAACCGGTCTCACCATCTTATGACGCGATCTATCAGCAGGGAGCGGTCCCGGCTCAGCCTGTGACCCTGCGGACCATTTCTCGGTTCTTCGAGTTTGCACTTGCGCTGTCTGCCTGGAAGCGAGCAGGGGAGTCAGAATGGGCGCTGCGGAGTAACCCCTCCTCTGGGAATCTCCATCCGACAGAGGGCTATGTGCTCTTGCCACAGATTGACGGGCTTGATCTGAAATCCGGCCTCTACCACTACGCGCCGAAGGAGCATGGGTTGGAGCTACGCGCAGAGTTTGCCATTGAACAAGTGGCTCGCCTCCTGGCTCAGTTTCCCAAGGCTGCATTTCTCTTCGGCCTGACATCGGTTCATTGGCGGGAAGCCTGGAAATATGGGGAACGGGCCTTTCGTTACTGTAACCACGATGCCGGCCATGCAATCGGCACAGCGCGGATCGCAGCCGCAACACTCGGCTGGAAGATGGTGTTGTTGGATGGGATGGAACAAAATACCGTCGCGATGCTGTTAGGCACTCATCGCGTCGACGATTTTCGTGAGGTGGAGCCGGAACATCCGGACTGTCTGTGTGTGGTATGGCCATTGAATTCTGCAAGAGGCGAAGGACGAGGGACCAGTGGTGAAGAATTTACAATTCCAATGTTTCTCGATCCGGTCGTGGCAAAAGACCTCGCTCAAGGAGTGTGGCATGGGAAAGCGAACCGATTAAGTCAGGACCATGGAGTGCATTGGGACATCATCGATGAAGCGGCTGATGTGACGTGGAAGCGGTCGGAAGAGCGGCATTCCGTCGTCGTTTCACGAACAGGTACGATTGGCACTTCGCGAACGACGAGTGACACCGGATTGAATGCCGGTCAGATCATTCGTCAGCGGCGAAGTGCCGTGTCCTTTGATGGCAAGACAGCGATCTCTACTGCCACGTTCCTCCGGATGATGCATTCAGTGATGCCGAAAATGGATCGTCCGCAGTTGGAGCGCTCCATGCCGTGGGATGTGTGGCCTTATGATCCGGTGATTCATCTGCTGTTGTTCGTCCATCGGGTCGATGGCCTGACGCCTGGGCTTTACTTTCTCGTCCGCGATTCGAGGAAGTTAACCTTCATTCAGGAATCGATGAATCCGGAATTGCATTGGACGAAGGCCCCAGGGGCGGCGGAGGATTTGCCGCTCTATTGGCTGCTCGAAGGCGACGCGAGACGGTTGGCCGGACAAGTCAGTTGCCACCAGGACATTGCCGGGGACAGTGCGTTCTCATTTGGCATGTTGGCCGAGTTCGAAGGAGGCTTGCGGGAGAAGGGGGCCTGGTGGTATCCACGTCTGTTCTGGGAATCTGGCCTCCTCGGACAGGTGCTGTATCTGGAAGCAGAGGCAGCTGGCGTGCGGGCGACCGGAATCGGTTGTTTCTTCGATGACCCGGTGCACGAGATTGTGGCGGTAAAGGACCTGAGCCTCCAATCGCTTTATCACTTTACGATCGGGGGCCCAGTGGAGGATCGGAGATTGATGACATTACCGGCCTATCACCATCTCAACCGATGAGTGGGTAGGTAATAATAATTCAATAGGTTAGTAGAAGTATCTGATGTTTAAAATTAAGAAGAAAATCGAGAAGCCGAAAGCTCCTGTTCTCTACAACATCATTGAAGACTATTCCGAGTTTGATGCGCCGGGCAATGTAACGGTCTGTGCCATGACGGAGAAAGAAGATCTGCCCGGGCATTCGAAGATCCTCTCGGAAAGTTATGACGTGCCGTTGGATACAATGACCACACTTCTAGCGGCAGGCGGAGTTTATATCTATCCCCGGGTCGGTGGCTTGCTGACGCGGGGGTTGTTTGCCTGCTCAATCGATTCGACCCCAGGAAGTCCGAAGCAGACCTTTATGCTAGACCTAATGCAGTTTGCCGAGGCAGAGCAACTCGCGCGGGCCCGGTCGCTTCCCCTAGTCGAAGCTGCGAGGGAGGTCTTTCGGCGAACCTTGCCGGAAGAGTTGAAGATGAAACTGCAACAGAAGAATCTGGGACTAGACTATCGGACGTTGGATCGCGCTGTGGCGAAAAGCGGCGATATCAAGTACATCGACTTTCGCAAGGACTGGTCGCCTCATTTCAAACGACTCTGCATTATGCCGGATGGTCGACTCATTGAAACCGGAGGGCTGGAAGAGTTTGCGCAGTTACACGGCATTACGACTTCAGAAGCCAAGACACTCGTCGAGCAGGGCGGAACACTCGAAGCCAACGGCGAGGTGCTGGCCTGCCAAATCGTGAACGGCCAACCGGCGGTCGCGCGCTTCAGTACGAAACATTATGCGAAGGCCAAGGAGTTGGTGGCGACGAAAGGACTCCATCTCATGGATGCCTTGAGTGAAGTGGCGTACAACGATCCTGCCATGATGCGGGGGCTTGTCCGTAAGGAGTTGGCCGGCGGCCGATAGTTGTCAACCGTAAGATTCCCCGTTTGTTCTTCCATCACAAAGGATTCTACCTATGAAGAGGTTGGGCGTTCTCTGGCTGGTGGTCGCGTTGATCGCCGCTTGCTCTCCGAAGCCGATTCTCTACCCGAATGCCCCCTATCAGGAGGTGGGAGAGGCCGCAGCGCAACAAGATATCGACGAGTGTAAGGATATGGCGAAGGACGCGGGAGCAAAGCCTAGTCAGGGGAAAGCCGGCCAGATGGCAGGTGGTACCACGGCTGGCAGCGCTGTCGGTTCCGCTGCCGGTGCCGTAGGCGGCGCGGTGGTTGGGAGTCCCGGGCGCGGAGCGATGGTCGGTGCCGCTGGTGGAGCCACGGCCGGATTTCTCCGCAGCCTCTTTCGAAAGTCTCCTCCCAGCAACGCCTATAAACAATTTGTCCAGCGTTGTTTGACAGAGCGAGGGTACGAGCCGATGGGGTGGGAGTAAGTCGATCCGCTGGTGGGATGTGCCGGGTTTGACTCGTCAGGGTTGCGAGGATTGTGCCGACGAAACTGCCAAGGGTATTAGTTAAAATATCCAACGGCGAGGGATGACGGTTGTGGCAATACACCTGGTAAAACTCGATGCCGCTTGACAATACAGCTGCCGACCCAACGGCGACCCGCATACCAAGAGTGGGTGTATTCCCGATCGATCGCGCAACAAAGTAACCATAGGGGATGAAGAAAATCGTGTTTGTAACCAAGTCGAAGATGTATTTCCACGAGCGCAGATCACTGAGGGTGGGAAGCCATGTAATGTATTCCCAGTGCGAATGCCCGACGAAGTTGCTCAAGGGGAGTATCCCGATCAATACAATCCCCACCGCCCAGATAATCGCCATTGCCCGCATGATTAGTGCCGATGCCAGGTTGGATTCCTCAATCATGGACAGATAGTCCTCGAAATCAAAATTGTAATGTTGGCATTCTCTCCTCTTAACTCAATTATAGTCTAGGCCGACGCATTTCAGAGTAGCCGAGAATAACACTGGGTCTATTCTGTGGAACAGGATTAGATAGGAAAGAAGGAGGAAGCTAGCGTGCAAGTTCCTCATTCACGGCTTGTACGAGTTTTGCCAGATCGAAGGGTTTCTCAAACACTCGACGGGCACCGAAGAGCTTCGCGACGTCGAGGAAGTTTTTATCGCCTTGGGCGCCGGTCATGGCAATGATCTTGGCGTCGAGGTATTCACGGGTTAGCTGGAGGGTGGCTTCGAGGCCGTCCGTATCCGGCATGAGGATATCCATCAGCACGAGATCGACTTTGTTGTTCTGGTAAGCTGTCAAGCCTGCACGGCCGTCGGCCGCTTGAATGACCCGATGGCCTGCTTTTTCCAACACATCCTTGAGCAGAGTGCGAATGGAATCTTCATCGTCGATGATGAGTATCGTAGCCATAAGTTGGAACTCGCGCAGTAGTGTTTTGATCTTACCTGCCCCGGTTCCGCCTGTCTAGGGAGAAATGAATAGAAAGGGGACAATGGATCATATGGATCATAAAGTTGAGGCTGCTGATTCTGGCTGTCGTGCATTTGTAGCTGGTGCAGCGGGACCTGGATGGTCCAATGGCACATAGAGCGAGCGGATGAACCGCTGTCCCTCCGGAGACTGCATAAAGCTGACAAAGGATTCCGTGAGCGGATCAGATTGAGTACCAGTTAGGAGGAGCACTGGCCGGCGCAGGTGGTATCGTCCGTCCTTCACGGTGGGCTCGCCTGGTTCGACCTGATCGATGGTTAAAATCTGGATCGGAATGCCGTCCTCTTGGGCTTTGAGTGCTGATGCTAACGACATGTAGGAAATGGCGTTGTCTCGCCCGGAGACCATACTTAAGACTTTTTGATCCGAGCGTACCGGTTGGCCGGACGATGGCAGTTGTCCCTTGAGATTGAGTGACGATTCGAACCCGGCGGTAATATTGTCGGTCGCGGCACGAGAAATAATCTCGACCTTCCGATCGGCCCCGTCGAGATCGGACCACCGAGAGATCTGTCCAGAGAAGAGGGCTCTTACCTGCGGCGTTGTAACCTCCCGGACTGGATTGGCAAAGTTCACGATGACCGCGATGCCGTCCCATGCGACCTGAGTCGCCCGCAACCCTGCAACCGATCGATCGGTGACTGCAACTTGGGCATCTCCTTGCTTGACCATCTCTGCTGCGTGCAACGCCTTGTCCCATTCAATATCGATCGCGGTTCCGGGGTATTTCTTCTCATACGCCTTGGCCAGATCTTGGATGATCGGTAGTTCAGGACCGTAGCCCGCGATAAGAATGCGCCCTGCTGGAGCAGCCATCGCCACGCCCGTCAGTATCCAAGTCGGGAGCAAAACGAGCAGGCTGAGGCACACAAGCCTGAGAGAGCGAGTGTGACGATCACGTCGTGCGGTCATTGGATCTTCTCCTTTTATCTTTATCCTACCATCAAGACGGACCGGAATGTGAAAGCCAGACGAACTTTAGGTTTCAGCAACTTCTGAAGGGTTCTTCCAAGTCCACTTCACTCCTTTTGAGAAGATAATTATTGAAGGAGACTCGTCAATAGATCGCGCGCAGACAAGGGGCGGTGAAAAAAGGGTTGACCCTGTCTACGTAGTTTGCTAGAAATTCCCTCCTATCCCATAGTCAGACTGCCGTGCATCAATCGCGAGCGATTTCGTGCAGAACATAAATCAATGGTCGTGGACACGCCGGACGCTGCTGAAAACGTCCGTGGTGGGCCTGCTGATGCTGAGCGGGCGATTCTTCGGGCCTTCGGTCGTGCGTGCCGAGGATCTGCCGGATGGAACATTAACCATCTATAATGTTCATACCAACGAGTGGTTGCGGGTGAAGTACCGCGATTCAGCGGGCAACTATGATCTTGCAGCGCTCGACGAGCTCAACCACATTCTTCGGTGCCATCATACCGGTGAAGTCGCAGCGATGGATGTGCGAGTCATCGAGCACGTGAATTTAGTTCAGAAAACGCTCGGTGGCGACGGCGAAATCCACGTTATTTCTGGCTATCGGTCCCCCGCCTACAACGCCATGCTGGTCAAGAAGAGTCGCCGTGCGGCTCGCCAAAGCTTTCATGTCGAAGGGCAGGCAATCGATCTCTTCATTCCTGGCGTCCATTTACGGCAGATTCGGCAGGCGGCGCTGCGATTGCAGTACGGGGGTGTCGGATACTATCCACGGGCAAAGTTCGTCCACCTCGATTGCGGTCCCTTCCGGTTCTGGTAATCCGTCCTCGATTAGATCCGTTTGAGGAACAACACTGATAATGGTGGGAGTGTGACCACGAGCGAGTTTGCATGGCCATGAGAGGGGATCGAAATGGAGTGCACACCGCCGGAATTGCCCATATTGCTGCCCCCGTACACCGCTGAATCCGTATTGATCAATTCGCGATAGTAACCGTCCTGAGGGACACCCACGCGATACTCGTACCGAGGCATGGGCGTGAAATTACAGAGGCAGACGATCTGATCCGTCGGATCCTTCGCTTTACGAAGGAAGGCGATCACTGAATGTTGGGCGTCGTTGAAGTCGATCCATTGGAAACCGCTCCACTCGTGATCGACTTCGTGCAGGGCTCGCTCGTGTTGGTGGAGCCAATTGAGATCGCGCACCAGGCGTTGCAGGCCCGCATGCGGTTCGAATTGACAGAGATGCCATTCGAGGCTCTTGTCATGATTCCATTCGTTCCACTGACCAAATTCTCCGCCCATAAACAGCATCTTCTTTCCCGGATGGCTGTGCATATAGCCATACAGCGCTCGAAGGTTGGCGAAGCGTTGCCATGGATCACCCGGCATCTTGTCGAGGAGAGCCCGTTTCCCATGCACCACTTCATCATGTGACAACACGAGGACGAAATTCTCGGTAAACGCGTAGAGGAGTCCGAACGTCAGGTGGTTGTGGTGATACATCCGGTGCACGGGGTCATGGCTGAAGTAATTCAACATGTCGTGCATCCAGCCCATGTTCCATTTAAACGTGAACCCAAGCCCTCCAACGTAAGTGGGGCGTGAGACTCCGGGCCATGCGGTTGACTCTTCTGCCAGCGTCATGGCTCCCGGATGTTCACGATGAATGAGAACGTTCAGGTCTTTAAGAAAGGTCACGGCTCCGATATTCTCGTGACCGCCGAACTGATTGGGAATCCATTCACCCGCTTTCCGTCCGTAATCGAGGTACAGCATCGAGGCGACAGCGTCTACTCGGAGACCGTCGATATGATAGGTGTCCAGCCAGAACAGGGCGCTGTTCAGGAGAAAGTTTCGGACTTCGGTGCGGTCATAGTTGAAAATCCGGCTGTGCCAATCCGGGTGGTAGCCGAGTCGAGGATCGGCATGATCGTAGAGGTGTGTGCCATCAAACTGACTGAGTCCGTGAGGATCATCGGGGAAATGCGCCGGCGACCAGTCCATCAACACACCGAGATTGGCTTGGTGAGCCGCGTCGACAAACGCCATGAAGTCTTCCGGTGATCCATAACGGCTGGTGGCAGCGAAGTAACCGGTGGATTGATAGCCCCACGAACCGTCAAAGGGGTGCTCGGAGACAGGCATCAGTTCGAGGTGTGTATAGCCCATGTCTTTGGCATAGGGGATCAGCTTCGAGGCCAGCTCGCGATAAGTCAGCCATCGATTCTGGTCCTCCGGGACTCGCATCCACGAGCCGAGATGCACTTCATAGATCGACAGCGGTGTGGCTAAGGGATCACGCTGCGCACGTTCCGCCATCCATGGGCCGTCGTTCCATTGATACCGGGAAATATTGTGGACGATGGAGGCGGTGCGTGGGCGGAGTTCAGCTGCGAAGGCATAGGGATCGGCTTTCAAGAGAGGCGCGTCCTGACCGCGCGAACGTATTTCGTATTTATATGTGGCATTTTCGGGAAGCTCGGGAATAAACAGCTCCCACAGACCGGTTGCTCCGCGGTTGGTCATGGGATGGCGTCGACCGTCCCACTGATTGAAATCACCGACGATGCTCACGCGACGAGCATTCGGAGCCCACACGACGAAATGTACTCCAGATATCCCCTGCACGGTTCTCAGGTGGGCTCCCATTGTGTTGTAGGCCTTGAAAAAAGTGCCTTCGGCAAATAAGTGAAGTTCAAAATCCGTCAGCAGTGGAGCGAAAGCGTAGGGATCATGCTGTTCCCTGACCCGTCCAGAGTAATCCGTAATACGGAGGCGATAGGAGAGTTTTTCACCGACGCCTGGACAGAGGATCTCAAAAAGTCCTGCGTCGTGGATGCGCTTCATCGGGATGGCAGGTTGCTTCTGCCCCTCGATCAATACCTCCACATCCTGAGCGTCGGGAAGAAAACAGCGGATCGCAAAACCGGTGGAACCTGATAGAGAAGCAGGATGGGGGCCCAGGATCGAGAGGGGATCCCAGTGGTTGCCATGAACCAACTGGTCAACTTGTTCGAGCGAAAGTTGGGGCGTGAGCATAGGGTTCGTTCCCAATTAGCTGTATGGTACGGAGAGACGAACGATTATGGAAGAGGAAAATGTCTTAGACTTGATCTTCACGGTGGGTATTCTGGGCGACAAATTGACTGACTATCGTTGTGTTACGGCACAAGTGTCCCGATAATAGGGCTGATCGTACAGTCCGACCATCGGCTTGCTGGAGTATGCCATGTCTGATCTCTCGATTGCCCTGATAATCTTTGGGCTCGTGTACGTCACCATTATCACCGAGCGCATTCATAAAACCATCGTCGCCCTGTTCGCTGCCGCAGTCATAATCAGCCTTGGCGTGGTCACCCAGGAAGAAGCCTTTTACTCACATGAGTTTGGAGTGGACTACAGCGTGGTCTTTCTGCTGATCGGCATGATGGTCATCATCAATATTGTGCGGGAGACCGGGTTGTTCGAGATACTGGCAATCTGGGCAGCCCAAAAGGCCCAAGCCAGGCCGTTTCGTTTACTGATGCTGCTGACGGTGATGACTGCGATCCTTTCAGCCATGCTCGATAATGTAACGACCGTCCTACTCATGGCTCCCGTGACGCTGGCCATCAGCAAACGGCTTGAGATTAATCCTATTTCCTTTCTTATGTGCGAGGCGCTGGCGTCGAACATCGGTGGGACGGCGACGCTAGTTGGTGATCCTCCGAATATAATGATCGCGAGCAAGGCCCAGCTTGGTTACGTCGACTTCCTGCTGGTGCTCGGCCCTATTGCCGTGGTGATCATGGCGGTTTTCCTGACGGCGATGTGGGTCTTCGTGGGGCGTACGATGGAGGTTGCTCCAGGGTTGCAGCAGGCAGTTCTTGCCTTGGATCCGAGAGAGGCGGTTCGAGATCGCGTTCTGTTGCGCCGCTCTCTCTGGTTGTTGGGCGTCGTGAATCTTGGATTTTGTCTCCACTC harbors:
- a CDS encoding DUF882 domain-containing protein, whose translation is MQNINQWSWTRRTLLKTSVVGLLMLSGRFFGPSVVRAEDLPDGTLTIYNVHTNEWLRVKYRDSAGNYDLAALDELNHILRCHHTGEVAAMDVRVIEHVNLVQKTLGGDGEIHVISGYRSPAYNAMLVKKSRRAARQSFHVEGQAIDLFIPGVHLRQIRQAALRLQYGGVGYYPRAKFVHLDCGPFRFW
- a CDS encoding SagB/ThcOx family dehydrogenase translates to MESLKTDSVDQVIKYHIQTKHHFNRYARSLGYLDWANQPDPFRRYEGAELIQLPLLKPGEEPVSPSYDAIYQQGAVPAQPVTLRTISRFFEFALALSAWKRAGESEWALRSNPSSGNLHPTEGYVLLPQIDGLDLKSGLYHYAPKEHGLELRAEFAIEQVARLLAQFPKAAFLFGLTSVHWREAWKYGERAFRYCNHDAGHAIGTARIAAATLGWKMVLLDGMEQNTVAMLLGTHRVDDFREVEPEHPDCLCVVWPLNSARGEGRGTSGEEFTIPMFLDPVVAKDLAQGVWHGKANRLSQDHGVHWDIIDEAADVTWKRSEERHSVVVSRTGTIGTSRTTSDTGLNAGQIIRQRRSAVSFDGKTAISTATFLRMMHSVMPKMDRPQLERSMPWDVWPYDPVIHLLLFVHRVDGLTPGLYFLVRDSRKLTFIQESMNPELHWTKAPGAAEDLPLYWLLEGDARRLAGQVSCHQDIAGDSAFSFGMLAEFEGGLREKGAWWYPRLFWESGLLGQVLYLEAEAAGVRATGIGCFFDDPVHEIVAVKDLSLQSLYHFTIGGPVEDRRLMTLPAYHHLNR
- a CDS encoding substrate-binding domain-containing protein, with the protein product MTARRDRHTRSLRLVCLSLLVLLPTWILTGVAMAAPAGRILIAGYGPELPIIQDLAKAYEKKYPGTAIDIEWDKALHAAEMVKQGDAQVAVTDRSVAGLRATQVAWDGIAVIVNFANPVREVTTPQVRALFSGQISRWSDLDGADRKVEIISRAATDNITAGFESSLNLKGQLPSSGQPVRSDQKVLSMVSGRDNAISYMSLASALKAQEDGIPIQILTIDQVEPGEPTVKDGRYHLRRPVLLLTGTQSDPLTESFVSFMQSPEGQRFIRSLYVPLDHPGPAAPATNARQPESAASTL
- a CDS encoding glycine zipper family protein; translation: MKRLGVLWLVVALIAACSPKPILYPNAPYQEVGEAAAQQDIDECKDMAKDAGAKPSQGKAGQMAGGTTAGSAVGSAAGAVGGAVVGSPGRGAMVGAAGGATAGFLRSLFRKSPPSNAYKQFVQRCLTERGYEPMGWE
- a CDS encoding response regulator → MATILIIDDEDSIRTLLKDVLEKAGHRVIQAADGRAGLTAYQNNKVDLVLMDILMPDTDGLEATLQLTREYLDAKIIAMTGAQGDKNFLDVAKLFGARRVFEKPFDLAKLVQAVNEELAR
- a CDS encoding ArsB/NhaD family transporter; this translates as MSDLSIALIIFGLVYVTIITERIHKTIVALFAAAVIISLGVVTQEEAFYSHEFGVDYSVVFLLIGMMVIINIVRETGLFEILAIWAAQKAQARPFRLLMLLTVMTAILSAMLDNVTTVLLMAPVTLAISKRLEINPISFLMCEALASNIGGTATLVGDPPNIMIASKAQLGYVDFLLVLGPIAVVIMAVFLTAMWVFVGRTMEVAPGLQQAVLALDPREAVRDRVLLRRSLWLLGVVNLGFCLHSVVHLEPATIALLGASSFMLIGRTRGDGTKAEDLAYLAEVEWKTIFFFIGLFILVGALVKVGAIKFVADQLVSVTQGRLAATTMTVLWGSAFLSAAVDNIPYVAAMNPLIVDLARSLHPDISNYNALVHQPDILPLWWALALGACLGGNGTLIGASANVVIADFAGRAGYRISFWQFFKLGFPVMLGSIVLSSLYLWILFLR
- the glgB gene encoding 1,4-alpha-glucan branching protein GlgB, which encodes MLTPQLSLEQVDQLVHGNHWDPLSILGPHPASLSGSTGFAIRCFLPDAQDVEVLIEGQKQPAIPMKRIHDAGLFEILCPGVGEKLSYRLRITDYSGRVREQHDPYAFAPLLTDFELHLFAEGTFFKAYNTMGAHLRTVQGISGVHFVVWAPNARRVSIVGDFNQWDGRRHPMTNRGATGLWELFIPELPENATYKYEIRSRGQDAPLLKADPYAFAAELRPRTASIVHNISRYQWNDGPWMAERAQRDPLATPLSIYEVHLGSWMRVPEDQNRWLTYRELASKLIPYAKDMGYTHLELMPVSEHPFDGSWGYQSTGYFAATSRYGSPEDFMAFVDAAHQANLGVLMDWSPAHFPDDPHGLSQFDGTHLYDHADPRLGYHPDWHSRIFNYDRTEVRNFLLNSALFWLDTYHIDGLRVDAVASMLYLDYGRKAGEWIPNQFGGHENIGAVTFLKDLNVLIHREHPGAMTLAEESTAWPGVSRPTYVGGLGFTFKWNMGWMHDMLNYFSHDPVHRMYHHNHLTFGLLYAFTENFVLVLSHDEVVHGKRALLDKMPGDPWQRFANLRALYGYMHSHPGKKMLFMGGEFGQWNEWNHDKSLEWHLCQFEPHAGLQRLVRDLNWLHQHERALHEVDHEWSGFQWIDFNDAQHSVIAFLRKAKDPTDQIVCLCNFTPMPRYEYRVGVPQDGYYRELINTDSAVYGGSNMGNSGGVHSISIPSHGHANSLVVTLPPLSVLFLKRI
- a CDS encoding Dyp-type peroxidase translates to MRQIQKGILAPVPPLARYLLFTSTPGTNPAGALRNLNKLVDGDKTVVGLGQSLVRALGRDVPGLDVFPSYATAGIDVPSTPAELWCWLRGNDRGELVHRARAVVQSVGSSFQLEQTIDGFRYKSGFDLSGYEDGTENPKGAAAIKAAVVTGQGTSLDGGSFVAVQQWVHDLDIFDAMTPKKQDFTIGRRKRDNKELGHAPPSAHVKRTAQESFDPAAFIVRRSMPWADMSRAGLVFVAFGKSFDAFDVLLRRMVGVEDGIVDALFTFTRPISGSYFWCPPIKKGHLDLRAIGL